The Saprospiraceae bacterium genomic interval ATCTCCATGGGTATAAGGATTTTTTTGCCATCCTGGATATTAAAAAGGCCTTCGTTGGTCAATGCCCAGAGTCCAGGTGCATTTTTTTTGAGATAGAGTTTTCTAACCAGGAGACTCGTATCCTTGCCATGCCATTGAATGAATGGATCCCAATGCCCATCTACAAATTGGAATATGCCTTTTTTATAAATAGCACTGTAAAAATCTTTAGAATCAGAAGTTATTGCTGTGAAAGCATGCTCTTTATATACAGCATTAAAATTCCTCGAACTGTCAGATAGTTTACAAAGTTGACCACCAAAGATGAGCGCGTATATATCACCATCAGGAGCTTGTGTGAGATCTACAACATTTTTTCGTCCTGGGCTACAGCTGATATTATACAATTTAAATTCTTGTCCTTCAAACAATTGGATGCTAGATTCCTGGCCGATCCAAATTCGATTTTTCCGATCCGGATAGATGACTTCGGTCATGGACTGTACCAGTCCTTTACCATAATTAAAATTCGAAAACTCCTTGCCATCAAATCGACTGATCCCCCCCAGGGTGGCTATCCACAGCATGCCAAACTGATCTTGTGCAATGTTATTGATTTGTGACTGCACCAAGCCATGCTCAATATTGAGGTTTACAAAATCATACTTTTGGCTATGAGCTGGAATGCCTGACAACAAACAGATCATGTTAATGACTACAGTCGTTGCAATCCTATTGGTTGATATAGTTAAAAATGGTTGGATAGTATACACAGTTTTCTTCAGATGCAAAATTGATGTTTTTTAAAAATCAAGCAGTCCCCCACATTGGGTGAGACACAAAGTATGAAGCCAAATCGTTTTTCAAGAAATGATTCATGTTCAATAATACATATTATTTGTAATTTGACTATGTAAAATATTAACAATTAGTTTATTATAAAAAAAATATTCTCTGCATTGCTTTGGAATATTTAGATTTGTGTTAAAATCAAGCAATATGAAGTATTTAAAGCCTCTCTTATTATGTATAGGCCTATTGTTTTTCTTCCAATGCCAAAAGGATGATTCAGGGCCAACAAAATCCACCCAGTCGATCAGTGGCAAGCTAGCTATAGACTATATGGAGCTATTAAGAGATTACACCAAGCTGACTCCTGGTTTTTCGCCTCCAGTAGCTGCACGTGCGTTTGGTTACGCCGGGCTTACCTTATATGAAGCTGTAGTTCACGGGATGCCCGAATATCAAAGTATGGTTGGACAATTGAATGAATTGAATGAGCTACCAATGCCTGTAGCAGATACCTATCATTGGGGTCAGGTGGCTAATGCGGCTATGGCTGAAGTAGCCAGGTTGTATTACCCTTCAGCTCCACCTTCATTAAAGCCAAGGTTAGTATTGATGGAAGCCAGCTACAAAACAGACTTCCTGAATGAAACGAATGAATCAGTACTGGAGCGAAGTACTCTTTATGGACAGCAATTAGCCAATGCCATTTTTGAATATTCTAAAAACGATGGTGGACACGAAGGATTTAATAAAAATTTTCCCGGTTTTCCAAACCTACCGGTAGGACCAGGATATTGGGTGTCAACCAGTGCAGCCAACCCTACTCCCTTGCAACCTTATTGGGGCAATAATCGCACGTTTGTCAAAGACATCACCATACATACCCAACCTGTCAAGCCTCCTGATTATTCCACAGAAAAAACCTCCCCATTTTACATTCAGGCATTGGAAGTATATAATGTGACCAAAAATCTGGATCAGGAACAAGCCATTATTGCGAAATATTGGAGCGACGATCCTGGCAACGCAGGTACACCTCCTGGGCATTCCATTTCGATTGCCTCCCAGGTGTTGGGATTAGAAAATGCTGATTTAGCAGTGGCGGCTGAGACCTATGCTAAATTGGGAATAGCTATATCGGATGCTTTTGTATCCTGCTGGAAGTGTAAGTATACGTTTAACCTCGTAAGACCCGTGACTTATATCAATAAAAATATAGACGCCAATTGGACTACTTTATTGGCCACTCCTCCATTTCCAGAGTATACCTCCGGCCATTCAGTCCAGTCAGGTGCCACTGCCAGGGTATTGTCTGTCATCTTCGGAACCAACTATGCTTTTGTGGATCATACCCATGAGCGGCGTACAGATATACCTGGTGCACCAAGATCTTTCAGATCCTTTGATCACGCCGCTCAGGAAGCAGCTATCTCGAGGTTATATGGTGGGATTCATTTTAGAGACGCCATTGACCTTGGAGTCCTTCAAGGCAATAAAGTGGGGGACGCGGTAAATGCTTTAGCTTTTAAAAAGTAGGGAAGGATATCTTAACAGCTAATCGACCATTTGGATAGTATCATAAGTTAGATAGAATTTAATGTTAAGCATTGTCTATAAATGTTATACGGTTTAATAAAAATCATATTTGTCTCAGCCAAGTGTTTTTTATACTTTTACGCTAAACCAAAAATTATATGAAAAAAATAATTACACTTAGTCTCATTTTTATTTTGGCCAGTTCATGTGTTAGTAAGAAGAAGCACGATATGCTGACCAAAGAAAGGGATGCCACTGCTGAAGAGAAACGCCAGCTAATGTCTCAACTCAAACAAAGCCAGGATCAATACCAGGAGTTGATGAAAAAGTATAATGATGAGCAAAATCGACTAAAATCAGAGATGCAAATGTCTGATACTAAAGTTTCTGAAGCTCAAAATAGGATCAAAAGTCTTGAAACCCAGCTTGATCTTGCTAACAAGACCAATACTAACCTACTGAGCAGATTGGAAGATCTCTCTATCATCAGTATGTCTGGTGCGGAGAACATTCAAAAATCTCTGGAGGCCATTAACCAACAATCAAGGTACATTCAAGGGTTGAATAATAAGATCCAAATGAAGGATTCGCTCAATCTAACTTTGGTGACTAACCTCAAACGCTCCCTGGCTGATGTCAACGATCAGGATGTCCAGGTTGAAGTGCGTGGTGGAGTAGTATATGTGTCCATTTCTGACAAGCTTTTATTCAAATCAGGAAGTTATGATGTCAATGCTGCCGCTGAAATCGTGTTAGGTAAAGTAGCCAAAGTGGTCAATGACCACAAAGAAATTGACATTTTGATCGAAGGTCATACTGACAATGTGCCCATCAGCACTGATAAAATCAAAGACAATTGGGATTTAAGTGTGCTCCGGTCTACCTCTGTAGCCAGAATATTGCAAAAGAAATTTGGCGTCGATCCTAATCGTATCACAGCAGGGGGCCGCAGTGAATTTGCTCCTAAAGGTGCAAATGACAATAGTTCCGGAAGACAGGTCAATCGCCGTACAGAAATCATCATCACCCCAAGGTTGGATCAATATATTAACTTAATGGTACCGCAATCCAGCAATTAATTGCTATTGATTCATTCTGCGGTAAAACTTATAAAAGTGCTGATAATCCTGGTGGGTTGTCAGCACTTTTTGTTTGCCCAGCAGTCAGGAGAAGTATTAGTTCATATTGAATGCAATGGGCTATCCACGCAGCAGGTTTTAGACTCTATCCATGTAAAATACGGCACTACTTTTTATAGTGATCAAACTAACAAGCTCCTATCAATCAGCGTGTTGAGACCGTGTCAGGATTCAAATCTTCAAGACTTTTTAGAAAATTTATTGACCGGCACCGGACTTGGATATATCGCATATACGCCCTATTTGTATATCATCAGTGATACTGCTTTGTTAGATGATATTCGATTTGAAGCGTACTTCAAAAGCAAATCAATCATTGAAAATAATGTGACTGTCGATATAGAAACGATCGGTCATCGAGACTCCATAGCCAGATCAGGTATGGCCAGAATAAGGGGAGTGGTTACAGACGGCAATACAGATAGCCTGATATCTTTTGCCTTCATAAAATTTGGAGATCATGTAGTAACTACGACTGGTGATAGTGGCAAAATAGATGTCACACTGCCCATAGGCATATATTCACTGATAGTAGAATCTAATATTTATCAGTCATATCAAAAACAAGTCAAGATCTACGGTGATGGATTTATAGAAGTGAGACTATATGAAAACTCGGTCGATCTTCCGGAATTGGTGATCGGAGGCTCTGCCCAACGGAGACTTGAAAACGCTACTGCCGGGGTGGCAGAACTATCGATGAAGGAGGTTAAAAGGCTTCCAACTTTGATGGGCGAAACCGATATACTAAAGGCGCTTCTGACCCTGCCAGGGGTAAGCAATACCGGCGAAGTGGGTAGTGGGTACAATGTCAGAGGTGGCAATATTGATCAAAACCTGATACTTCAGGAAGGTGCTTTTCATCTGAATCCATCTCATGTATTGGGATTGTTTTCTGCATTCAACCCTGAAGCCATCAAAAATGTCACTTTGTACAAAGGATATATCCCTGCGCAATTTGGTGGACGGACATCCTCTGTCCTGGACATAAAACTGAAGGATCCCGATTTTGAACATTCCAGCGTGTTTGGTGGTATCGGGCCCATCTCCTCAAAGATATTTATTGATATGCCTCTGGTTAAAAATAAATTGGCTTTTTTCGCTGGCAGTCGGTTTACTTATTCAGATTGGGTACTTGGGCTTATTCGTGATCCTAATCTCAAAAAAAGTCACGCAGGCTTTTATGATATCAATTTTAAGCTGGAGACCAAACTGGGATCTGCAGCAACACTCTCTCTCTCGATGTATAATAGCAGTGACCAGTTCAATTATGCACAAGAATTTGGGTATGGCTGGTCCACACTTTCATTTGGGCTCAATTATACTCAACAAGTCAATCAGAGAGTGATTCTAACCGGATCTTTCATCCAAAGTAGCAATAGGAATGATTTTGATGATCAGCAGGTATTGGTAAAAAAGTATTTAAAAAACGGACTGGATTATTTAAAAACAAAATGGAACGTGGCCTGGCAAGCAAGTCCGGCACAAACACTCAATCTTGGATTGGAAGCTACCAGATATAAGCCATTACCACAATACTTTAGGGCTATATCCGAGCAAAGCACCATTGAAGAAAATGTAGAGCTGAGTCGGGGAGAGGAAGCTGCGATCTATTTGAATGATGAGATCAATCTCACAAAAAAAATCAATGCTTCGCTGGGATTTCGGTTTAATATGTATCGTAATTTTGGTGCTGAATCTGTGCATCAATATGCGCAGGGTTTGCCTCGTATCAAAGCCAATTTAATCGGAGAAGATATTTTTAAATCGAACCAAACGATCAAATGGTATCCTGGTGCTGAACCGAGGATCAGTGCTGCCTATAAAATCAATGCCAGCAGCTCCGTCAAACTGGCTTATAATCACCTGGTCCAATTTATTCACCTGGTATCAAATACGGCAGCTGCAACGCCTGTAGATCTTTGGTTGCTGAGCAATAGTTATATCCAACCCCAACAGGCTGACAATTATTCATTGGGATATTTTAGAAATCTTCGCCAAAATGAATGGGAGACCAGCTTTGAAATATATTATAAAAGACTGGATCATCTGATCGAGTATAAAGACTTTGCACAATTATTGCGCAATCCTTATATCGAAACCGATTTATTTGCCGTAAAAGGCCGTTCGTATGGGGCAGAGCTATCTATTAAAAGGTTGAAGCATAACCCGACAGGATATGTCTCCTACAC includes:
- a CDS encoding TonB-dependent receptor plug domain-containing protein — translated: MLIILVGCQHFLFAQQSGEVLVHIECNGLSTQQVLDSIHVKYGTTFYSDQTNKLLSISVLRPCQDSNLQDFLENLLTGTGLGYIAYTPYLYIISDTALLDDIRFEAYFKSKSIIENNVTVDIETIGHRDSIARSGMARIRGVVTDGNTDSLISFAFIKFGDHVVTTTGDSGKIDVTLPIGIYSLIVESNIYQSYQKQVKIYGDGFIEVRLYENSVDLPELVIGGSAQRRLENATAGVAELSMKEVKRLPTLMGETDILKALLTLPGVSNTGEVGSGYNVRGGNIDQNLILQEGAFHLNPSHVLGLFSAFNPEAIKNVTLYKGYIPAQFGGRTSSVLDIKLKDPDFEHSSVFGGIGPISSKIFIDMPLVKNKLAFFAGSRFTYSDWVLGLIRDPNLKKSHAGFYDINFKLETKLGSAATLSLSMYNSSDQFNYAQEFGYGWSTLSFGLNYTQQVNQRVILTGSFIQSSNRNDFDDQQVLVKKYLKNGLDYLKTKWNVAWQASPAQTLNLGLEATRYKPLPQYFRAISEQSTIEENVELSRGEEAAIYLNDEINLTKKINASLGFRFNMYRNFGAESVHQYAQGLPRIKANLIGEDIFKSNQTIKWYPGAEPRISAAYKINASSSVKLAYNHLVQFIHLVSNTAAATPVDLWLLSNSYIQPQQADNYSLGYFRNLRQNEWETSFEIYYKRLDHLIEYKDFAQLLRNPYIETDLFAVKGRSYGAELSIKRLKHNPTGYVSYTLSRSQRQSPGIYRDEVINEGGWYASNFDKPHNFNAVIDWQILKTMSFSSNFVYASGRPLTGPVADFYIGDGGVFLDYSQRNYLRIPDYHRLDVSLTVTRGAIRTRKNKGSITLSVYNLYARKNAFSVFYRKSNNQPLVAYKLAVLGTALPSRGYNFQF
- a CDS encoding vanadium-dependent haloperoxidase, whose protein sequence is MKYLKPLLLCIGLLFFFQCQKDDSGPTKSTQSISGKLAIDYMELLRDYTKLTPGFSPPVAARAFGYAGLTLYEAVVHGMPEYQSMVGQLNELNELPMPVADTYHWGQVANAAMAEVARLYYPSAPPSLKPRLVLMEASYKTDFLNETNESVLERSTLYGQQLANAIFEYSKNDGGHEGFNKNFPGFPNLPVGPGYWVSTSAANPTPLQPYWGNNRTFVKDITIHTQPVKPPDYSTEKTSPFYIQALEVYNVTKNLDQEQAIIAKYWSDDPGNAGTPPGHSISIASQVLGLENADLAVAAETYAKLGIAISDAFVSCWKCKYTFNLVRPVTYINKNIDANWTTLLATPPFPEYTSGHSVQSGATARVLSVIFGTNYAFVDHTHERRTDIPGAPRSFRSFDHAAQEAAISRLYGGIHFRDAIDLGVLQGNKVGDAVNALAFKK
- a CDS encoding OmpA family protein gives rise to the protein MKKIITLSLIFILASSCVSKKKHDMLTKERDATAEEKRQLMSQLKQSQDQYQELMKKYNDEQNRLKSEMQMSDTKVSEAQNRIKSLETQLDLANKTNTNLLSRLEDLSIISMSGAENIQKSLEAINQQSRYIQGLNNKIQMKDSLNLTLVTNLKRSLADVNDQDVQVEVRGGVVYVSISDKLLFKSGSYDVNAAAEIVLGKVAKVVNDHKEIDILIEGHTDNVPISTDKIKDNWDLSVLRSTSVARILQKKFGVDPNRITAGGRSEFAPKGANDNSSGRQVNRRTEIIITPRLDQYINLMVPQSSN